A single region of the Corallococcus silvisoli genome encodes:
- a CDS encoding slipin family protein, translating to MGIGRVEVAQNERLFVVVNGRAEQYLGPGRHWVVRPFQHVRYERVSLEPALTRLDEAKLALVPEKDLQVVELGADERAILFHHGQPLRWLGRGQHQVWTAQRLPGRTGRPETPTVQVERVDVSGVATKPPRDEVRALLPASDYVETTATEGTVALRFVDGVLDAVLPPGRHAAWTVAHKVQFAVIDLREKLLHVTGQEVMTKDRVTLRLNLSAAYRVVDARRLAVVARAPDEILYLAMQLAAREAVSTRTLDELLAAREAVSEELFGQVKAGAEKVGLELLRFGIKDVVLPKEMKDLLNRVIQAQKEAEANVILRREETAATRSMAQTAKVLAENPLLVRLKELEAYKDLAAKVGQVHLVLGEGAVPTLQLKSS from the coding sequence ATGGGTATCGGTCGGGTCGAAGTGGCGCAGAACGAGCGGTTGTTCGTGGTCGTGAACGGGCGGGCGGAGCAGTACCTGGGGCCGGGACGGCACTGGGTGGTGCGACCGTTCCAGCACGTGCGCTACGAGCGCGTGTCGTTGGAGCCCGCGCTGACCCGGCTGGACGAAGCGAAGCTGGCGCTGGTGCCAGAGAAGGACCTCCAGGTGGTGGAGCTGGGCGCGGACGAGCGAGCCATCCTCTTCCACCACGGCCAGCCGCTGCGGTGGCTGGGCCGGGGTCAGCATCAGGTGTGGACGGCGCAGCGGCTGCCCGGTCGTACCGGTCGGCCCGAGACGCCGACCGTGCAGGTGGAGCGCGTGGACGTGTCCGGAGTGGCGACGAAGCCGCCCCGCGACGAGGTGCGCGCGCTCCTTCCGGCCAGTGACTACGTGGAGACCACCGCGACGGAGGGCACCGTGGCGCTGCGCTTCGTCGACGGCGTGCTGGATGCCGTGCTGCCGCCGGGCCGTCATGCGGCGTGGACCGTCGCGCACAAGGTGCAGTTCGCGGTCATCGACCTGCGCGAGAAGCTGCTCCACGTCACCGGCCAGGAGGTGATGACGAAGGACCGCGTGACGCTGCGGCTCAACCTGTCCGCCGCGTACCGGGTCGTGGACGCGCGCCGGCTCGCGGTGGTGGCGCGCGCGCCGGATGAAATCCTCTACCTGGCGATGCAGCTGGCGGCGCGAGAGGCCGTGTCCACGCGCACGCTGGATGAGCTGCTGGCGGCGCGAGAGGCCGTGTCGGAGGAGCTGTTCGGGCAGGTGAAGGCGGGAGCGGAGAAGGTGGGCCTGGAGCTGCTGCGCTTCGGCATCAAGGACGTGGTGCTGCCCAAGGAGATGAAGGACCTGCTCAACCGGGTCATCCAGGCGCAGAAGGAAGCGGAGGCCAACGTCATCCTGCGGCGCGAGGAGACGGCGGCGACGCGCTCCATGGCACAGACGGCGAAGGTGCTGGCGGAGAACCCGCTGCTCGTGCGGCTCAAGGAGCTGGAGGCGTACAAGGACCTCGCCGCGAAGGTGGGTCAGGTCCACCTGGTGCTGGGCGAGGGCGCGGTGCCCACGCTCCAGCTCAAGTCCAGCTGA
- a CDS encoding class I SAM-dependent methyltransferase: MADEGDGGGSGTRSSGSAVARVYGEIAAAYEVLYPSLHRYGDRVERFLADTVKPGMRVLDVGCGPGPHTRGLDASVDVVGLDLAPEMLELARRARPSGTWRVHGYLDPVPEELGLFDVALAIGCLDFCDDLPRVLGHLSRALKPGGRMLFTVLERRQGLEGHEEATRTVGTADTEVTLHLWSAAETARALDAAGLRTDLYLHAPGWELLAEERTMWFGWWYVTRG, translated from the coding sequence ATGGCGGACGAAGGGGACGGCGGTGGATCCGGGACACGGTCCAGTGGATCCGCCGTCGCGCGGGTGTACGGGGAGATCGCCGCCGCCTACGAAGTGCTCTACCCGTCCTTGCACCGCTACGGGGACCGCGTGGAGCGCTTCCTCGCGGACACCGTGAAGCCGGGCATGCGCGTGCTGGACGTGGGCTGTGGCCCGGGTCCGCACACGCGCGGGCTGGACGCGTCCGTGGACGTGGTGGGCCTGGACCTGGCGCCGGAGATGCTGGAGCTGGCGCGGCGCGCGCGGCCCTCCGGCACGTGGCGTGTGCACGGCTACCTGGATCCGGTGCCCGAGGAGCTGGGCCTCTTCGACGTGGCGCTGGCCATTGGCTGCCTGGACTTCTGTGACGACCTGCCGCGCGTACTGGGGCATCTGTCGCGGGCGCTGAAGCCGGGCGGACGGATGTTGTTCACGGTGCTGGAGCGCCGCCAGGGGCTGGAGGGGCACGAGGAGGCCACGCGCACGGTGGGCACCGCGGACACGGAGGTGACGCTGCACCTGTGGTCCGCGGCGGAGACGGCGCGCGCGCTGGATGCGGCCGGGCTGCGCACGGACCTCTACCTGCATGCGCCTGGATGGGAGCTGCTCGCGGAGGAGCGCACCATGTGGTTCGGCTGGTGGTACGTGACGCGGGGCTGA